A genome region from Archaeoglobus fulgidus DSM 4304 includes the following:
- a CDS encoding cofactor-independent phosphoglycerate mutase, whose protein sequence is MKYLLLIPDGMADWEVEELDGRTPLEVAETENMDFLAKEGACGIAKTVPDGFEPGSDVANLTILGVDVRKHYTGRGPIEALARGVKGKLVFRCNLVKVEDGVMVDYSGGRISDEEARKVIEELNRAKPYDFVKFYAGKSYRNLLVINKDFRDDVKTFPPHDITGKEIDKHLPSGGELAELLKELMGWSAEILPEITDKANMIWPWGGGRMPSFPNFGQRYGLRGAMITEVDLLEGIARGMGMEVVQVEGITGYIDTNYRGLVRETARALEEHDFVVLHTEGIDEVGHEGDAELKVRAIELYDSKIVGKLLNKVDLDETRILLLPDHPTPVKVKTHVAEPVPFTLYGRGRDEVKVYTEKSCRRGKFGLVDGLRLMDLLIKK, encoded by the coding sequence ATGAAGTATCTGCTGCTGATTCCGGACGGAATGGCCGACTGGGAGGTGGAGGAGCTTGACGGCAGAACCCCCCTTGAGGTTGCTGAGACTGAGAACATGGACTTCCTCGCCAAGGAGGGGGCTTGCGGGATAGCAAAAACCGTCCCGGACGGCTTTGAGCCGGGAAGCGATGTTGCCAACCTCACAATTCTGGGAGTTGATGTGAGAAAGCATTACACGGGAAGGGGGCCTATTGAGGCTCTGGCGAGAGGAGTGAAGGGGAAGCTTGTCTTTCGCTGTAACCTCGTGAAGGTTGAGGATGGAGTGATGGTGGACTACTCAGGCGGGAGAATAAGCGATGAGGAGGCGAGAAAAGTTATTGAGGAGCTTAACAGGGCAAAGCCCTACGACTTCGTGAAGTTCTACGCCGGCAAAAGCTACAGAAACCTGCTGGTTATAAACAAAGATTTCAGGGATGACGTAAAAACCTTTCCGCCGCACGACATAACCGGTAAGGAGATTGATAAGCACCTGCCCTCCGGTGGAGAGCTTGCAGAGCTTCTTAAAGAGTTGATGGGCTGGTCGGCAGAGATTTTGCCAGAAATTACCGATAAGGCCAACATGATATGGCCGTGGGGTGGGGGGAGGATGCCATCCTTCCCGAACTTCGGGCAGAGATACGGGCTGAGGGGAGCGATGATTACGGAGGTTGACCTCCTTGAGGGCATAGCAAGGGGCATGGGCATGGAAGTCGTGCAGGTTGAGGGAATTACCGGCTACATCGACACCAACTACAGGGGGCTTGTGAGGGAGACTGCGAGAGCACTGGAGGAGCATGATTTCGTTGTACTGCACACAGAGGGTATTGATGAGGTCGGACACGAGGGCGATGCTGAGCTGAAGGTTAGGGCGATTGAGCTTTACGACAGCAAAATTGTTGGAAAGCTGCTGAACAAAGTTGATCTGGATGAGACAAGAATACTGCTCCTCCCAGACCATCCCACTCCAGTTAAGGTGAAAACGCACGTTGCTGAACCAGTCCCCTTTACTTTATACGGCAGGGGGAGAGATGAGGTTAAGGTTTACACGGAAAAAAGCTGCAGAAGGGGAAAATTCGGCCTTGTGGATGGTTTAAGGCTTATGGACTTACTTATAAAAAAATAG
- a CDS encoding MIP/aquaporin family protein, whose product MTLAKRFTAEVVGTFILVFFGPGAAVITLMIANGADKPNEFNIGIGALGGLGDWFAIGMAFALAIAAVIYSLGRISGAHINPAVTIALWSIGRFPGREVVPYIVAQFIGAALGSLLFLACVGPAAATVGGLGATAPFPGIGYGQAILTEAIGTFLLMLVIMGVAVDERAPPGFAGLVIGLTVGGIITTIGNITGSSLNPARTFGPYLGDSLMGINLWQYFPIYVIGPIVGAVAAAWLYNYLAKE is encoded by the coding sequence ATGACTCTTGCCAAGCGCTTTACCGCTGAGGTTGTTGGAACCTTTATCCTTGTCTTCTTTGGCCCTGGTGCGGCAGTAATTACGCTGATGATTGCAAATGGGGCAGATAAGCCCAACGAGTTCAACATCGGCATTGGAGCTCTCGGCGGTCTTGGAGACTGGTTCGCCATAGGAATGGCCTTCGCTCTGGCGATTGCAGCAGTCATCTACTCTCTCGGAAGAATCAGCGGTGCTCACATCAATCCGGCAGTGACGATAGCTCTGTGGAGCATCGGGAGGTTTCCGGGGAGAGAGGTGGTTCCATACATAGTGGCACAGTTTATTGGTGCAGCACTTGGAAGCCTGCTGTTCCTCGCCTGTGTGGGGCCTGCAGCAGCAACGGTTGGAGGCCTGGGAGCGACTGCACCATTTCCGGGAATAGGCTACGGACAGGCGATACTGACGGAAGCTATCGGAACTTTCCTGCTGATGCTGGTTATAATGGGAGTTGCGGTTGACGAGCGCGCCCCTCCGGGATTTGCCGGGCTTGTCATAGGTCTGACGGTTGGAGGAATCATCACGACCATCGGTAACATTACGGGCTCATCGCTCAACCCCGCGAGAACCTTCGGGCCATACCTTGGAGACTCGCTGATGGGGATAAACCTCTGGCAGTACTTCCCGATTTACGTCATCGGGCCGATTGTTGGTGCTGTAGCTGCGGCATGGCTGTACAACTATCTGGCCAAAGAGTAA
- a CDS encoding DUF2180 family protein encodes MKCYICKEQGKDTDAVAICIVCGMGVCMEHLVREEVPLWKGDYPFPARKMKKTVPRILCVICHEAYQEE; translated from the coding sequence ATGAAGTGCTACATCTGCAAGGAGCAGGGTAAGGATACTGATGCCGTTGCCATCTGCATAGTCTGCGGGATGGGAGTCTGCATGGAGCATCTTGTGAGAGAAGAGGTTCCTCTCTGGAAGGGAGACTATCCCTTCCCCGCAAGGAAGATGAAGAAGACCGTGCCGAGAATTCTGTGTGTTATCTGCCATGAAGCTTACCAGGAGGAGTGA
- a CDS encoding DUF2193 domain-containing protein — translation MAEEVIEKMVKEAMAAQWADVNVIKEKRGKEFVIDDVKPYVDAVNQMKAVGNQSKAVIRLHVDSVNAHYEILRSLTKTVRPEDDPFVEHYQTPAIMEILYEEDESFRKSVEKFIEGIEKAEALIGLEVVRRYGGFYGPTCVVDFALIPGSTSNIVNRILKTVDIPKEHAQAILASKSWGMNTSYGFGEVFAKEIENGATLSDAIKKEIEMIKLVYDQPTEAQAKLMDEHGHQSFDVRKYMSEYKSRMKGAVKEAMDDGVHYGNIVTVPAYCVGDAAHHIAQSTFNMCKDDVVMAVIEATSAVMDSTLNANLDKFKSEYQPLSVATGAGAVAVEYILELDGFNAPMIVDLLTKRFHNYVQLYPTRGGAAELHNHDFMDMIYRGWKYLDKARRDRNGVETKLVPKVGGFEVNLDPIHENEVLMNPQRYAYPGCAISVRFSALMRLADYPCLLTSEPVTATMMTNIIALHKESPASPARVCKDCATAALVDFRHAYCQWKEAV, via the coding sequence ATGGCAGAGGAAGTAATTGAGAAAATGGTTAAGGAAGCCATGGCCGCCCAGTGGGCGGATGTGAATGTGATTAAGGAGAAGAGAGGAAAAGAGTTCGTCATAGACGACGTGAAGCCCTACGTAGATGCAGTAAACCAGATGAAGGCAGTTGGAAATCAAAGCAAGGCAGTTATAAGGCTGCATGTTGACAGCGTAAACGCGCACTACGAAATTCTTAGGAGTCTCACGAAGACAGTAAGGCCAGAGGACGACCCCTTCGTGGAGCACTACCAGACCCCAGCCATCATGGAGATTCTGTATGAGGAGGACGAGAGCTTTAGGAAGAGCGTTGAAAAGTTCATCGAGGGAATTGAGAAAGCCGAGGCTCTGATTGGTCTTGAGGTGGTTAGGAGATACGGAGGCTTTTACGGCCCGACTTGTGTTGTTGACTTTGCCCTTATTCCGGGAAGCACGAGCAACATCGTGAACAGGATTTTGAAGACGGTTGACATTCCCAAGGAGCACGCTCAGGCAATTCTTGCCTCAAAATCATGGGGCATGAACACTTCCTACGGCTTTGGTGAGGTGTTTGCGAAGGAGATTGAAAACGGTGCAACGCTGAGCGATGCCATTAAGAAGGAAATTGAGATGATAAAGCTCGTATACGACCAGCCAACTGAGGCACAGGCCAAGCTTATGGACGAGCACGGCCACCAGAGCTTTGACGTGAGAAAGTACATGTCTGAGTACAAGAGCAGAATGAAGGGGGCGGTAAAGGAGGCAATGGATGACGGCGTGCACTACGGGAACATTGTAACCGTGCCAGCATACTGTGTAGGAGATGCAGCCCACCACATTGCCCAATCAACCTTCAACATGTGCAAGGACGACGTTGTTATGGCAGTCATCGAGGCAACGAGCGCGGTGATGGACTCAACGCTGAATGCAAACCTTGACAAGTTCAAGAGCGAATACCAGCCCCTCAGCGTCGCTACGGGTGCGGGAGCGGTAGCGGTAGAGTACATCCTTGAGCTTGATGGGTTCAACGCACCCATGATTGTTGATTTGCTGACTAAGAGGTTCCACAACTACGTCCAGCTTTACCCGACGAGGGGTGGTGCTGCAGAGCTTCACAACCACGACTTCATGGACATGATTTACAGAGGATGGAAGTATCTCGATAAGGCGAGAAGGGACAGAAATGGTGTTGAAACGAAGCTTGTTCCGAAGGTTGGCGGATTCGAGGTTAACCTCGACCCGATACACGAGAACGAAGTGCTCATGAACCCGCAGCGCTATGCTTATCCGGGATGCGCAATAAGCGTGAGGTTCTCCGCCCTGATGAGGCTCGCAGACTACCCGTGTCTGCTGACGAGCGAGCCCGTCACTGCGACGATGATGACCAACATCATAGCTCTGCACAAGGAGAGTCCAGCATCACCCGCAAGGGTCTGCAAGGACTGCGCAACAGCAGCGCTTGTTGACTTCAGACATGCGTACTGCCAGTGGAAAGAGGCAGTTTAA
- a CDS encoding helix-turn-helix domain-containing protein → MYLLKVRVDQHRCSLAVATKRCPVRAEIISYILLNDEDALFLVKVVDAENVTDYIKEVERHPNTKFVQILEKTPIEASFIAVVSDTTGIKAFESSYCFIKTPILVEDGSKIYEIIVPSTSYLPKAYENLNKVGNWKVIEIKSIGERKAGLTEAQRRALKIAYDLGYFSEKRDVTINDIAMALGVAKSTAHKHLKIAISKLVERYIQEKELEKSVELF, encoded by the coding sequence ATGTATCTTCTCAAAGTCAGGGTGGACCAGCATCGGTGCTCCCTTGCTGTCGCAACCAAAAGGTGCCCGGTACGGGCTGAAATAATCTCTTACATACTCCTGAATGACGAGGATGCTCTCTTTCTGGTTAAAGTTGTTGACGCCGAAAATGTTACAGACTACATAAAGGAGGTTGAGAGACATCCGAACACGAAGTTTGTTCAGATTCTTGAGAAGACCCCAATAGAGGCGAGCTTTATCGCAGTTGTAAGCGATACAACAGGTATTAAAGCTTTTGAGAGCTCATACTGCTTTATAAAAACTCCGATACTCGTTGAAGACGGAAGCAAGATTTACGAAATCATAGTTCCGAGCACGAGCTACCTTCCGAAGGCGTACGAGAACCTGAACAAGGTTGGAAACTGGAAGGTGATCGAGATAAAAAGCATAGGAGAGAGGAAAGCAGGCCTAACAGAGGCGCAGAGGAGGGCTTTAAAAATCGCCTACGACCTCGGATACTTCTCGGAAAAAAGGGATGTGACAATTAACGACATCGCGATGGCTCTGGGAGTTGCGAAGAGCACTGCACACAAGCACCTTAAAATTGCGATTTCAAAGCTCGTAGAGAGGTACATTCAGGAAAAGGAGCTCGAAAAGTCGGTAGAATTGTTTTAA
- a CDS encoding 50S ribosomal protein L40e → MARFPEAEARLFNVKICMRCNARNPMKARVCRKCGYKGLRPKSKERKGR, encoded by the coding sequence ATGGCACGATTCCCGGAGGCGGAAGCAAGGCTTTTCAACGTGAAAATCTGCATGAGATGCAACGCTCGGAACCCAATGAAGGCCAGGGTTTGCAGGAAGTGCGGCTACAAGGGACTGAGGCCGAAATCCAAGGAGAGGAAAGGAAGGTAA
- a CDS encoding Mut7-C RNAse domain-containing protein, producing MVEMKFLTDRMLGRLTRWLRISGYDTVSVSELEFDEEEDEFMLRNLRDRILLTKDRELYRKSVKEGRKAILIRSDSLEGQMRELMERGVKFQIVMDRCSLCNTPLRKPSREEAMEVIEREKLSEDMLEFELWYCEKCRKLYWMGGHWKNMTRFLRKFES from the coding sequence ATGGTGGAGATGAAGTTTCTGACCGACAGAATGCTCGGAAGGCTGACGCGGTGGCTGAGAATCTCAGGCTACGATACTGTAAGCGTTTCCGAGCTTGAATTTGATGAAGAGGAAGATGAGTTCATGCTGAGGAACTTGAGGGATAGGATTCTGCTCACCAAGGATAGGGAGCTCTACAGAAAAAGCGTTAAGGAGGGGAGAAAAGCCATTCTGATAAGGTCTGACTCCTTAGAGGGGCAGATGAGGGAGCTGATGGAGAGAGGTGTGAAGTTCCAGATTGTCATGGACAGGTGCAGCCTCTGCAACACTCCGCTGAGAAAGCCGAGCAGGGAGGAGGCAATGGAGGTCATTGAGAGGGAAAAGCTGTCCGAAGACATGCTCGAATTTGAACTCTGGTACTGCGAGAAGTGCAGAAAGCTCTACTGGATGGGGGGACACTGGAAGAACATGACGAGGTTCTTAAGAAAATTTGAAAGTTAA